Proteins encoded in a region of the Treponema sp. J25 genome:
- a CDS encoding LacI family DNA-binding transcriptional regulator produces the protein MKPTISRIAELAGVSKTAVSFAFNDPSKIARSTYERIMEIAEREGYVPDPVARSMTQKRVGAIGVLLPQAIQDTFRNPYVSEVLRGIGSVCHQEDLFLTILPPVKGFLSHAIRTAVVDGFIALGVEASPELAATIRQRHVPFVTIDGDAESGIPNVGIDDVMAAESIMNYVLSLGHRDIIILALKSDGPGTREEYSSRTVDRRSAGFERALQSYGLSLQSPEVRVYPVDVTMEAAEELLIPILRSKPPTAIVSMSDSAAFGAYLACRKVGLSIPRDITITGMDDIPFASLMDPPLTTVRQPGMRKGAYAVRTVLDLIQGRVVASAILPTELVIRGSSAPPPPYPRDV, from the coding sequence ATGAAACCGACGATTTCCCGAATAGCAGAACTCGCGGGGGTTTCGAAAACCGCCGTTTCCTTTGCGTTTAATGATCCTTCTAAAATAGCCCGCTCCACCTACGAGCGGATCATGGAAATTGCCGAACGGGAAGGGTATGTACCTGATCCGGTGGCCCGTTCTATGACCCAGAAGCGGGTAGGGGCCATCGGGGTTTTGCTCCCCCAGGCTATTCAAGATACCTTTCGGAATCCCTATGTTTCGGAAGTGTTGCGGGGTATTGGTTCGGTCTGCCACCAGGAAGATCTGTTTTTAACGATTCTGCCCCCCGTAAAGGGCTTTCTTTCCCATGCTATTCGTACGGCCGTGGTGGATGGGTTTATTGCCTTAGGGGTGGAAGCTTCTCCCGAATTGGCCGCTACTATTCGGCAACGCCATGTTCCCTTTGTGACCATTGATGGGGATGCAGAATCGGGAATCCCTAACGTGGGAATCGATGATGTGATGGCCGCGGAAAGCATCATGAACTATGTGCTTTCTCTGGGGCATCGGGATATTATCATTCTAGCGCTAAAGTCTGACGGACCGGGAACGCGGGAAGAATATTCTTCCCGTACGGTCGATCGTCGTTCCGCTGGCTTTGAACGGGCCCTTCAATCCTATGGGCTGAGTCTCCAGAGCCCTGAAGTACGGGTGTATCCCGTGGATGTTACCATGGAAGCGGCAGAAGAATTGTTGATTCCTATCCTTCGTTCAAAACCCCCTACGGCCATTGTGAGTATGAGCGACTCCGCTGCCTTTGGGGCTTACCTGGCCTGTCGAAAGGTGGGGCTTTCCATCCCTCGGGATATCACCATTACGGGTATGGATGATATTCCCTTTGCCTCTCTGATGGATCCACCCCTTACGACGGTCCGGCAGCCGGGCATGCGAAAAGGGGCCTATGCGGTGCGGACCGTACTCGATCTTATTCAGGGGCGGGTGGTGGCCTCCGCTATCTTGCCTACCGAACTGGTAATTCGGGGCTCCAGCGCTCCTCCACCCCCGTATCCTCGGGATGTGTAA
- a CDS encoding ATP-binding protein: MKYKSIFKKLLTSYCIIIVVFMGFFIPLGVFTFRMQTYEATIKELQDLVSLIDTLLSLPSIEKSSVFEYVQNLGETRSFRITLITKDGTVLADSRADPATLDDHSRRPEVISALTKGEGRAVRYSVSIQEEMVYYAQRKQLDTGELVIVRAALPLHLLNQEIRRFYLRFFLLMLLIGGISFLLAWYLSRSIEGPIKKLTDLARDFSKGASLSPIYLEGPEELQTLAYTLNTMAEEIEKRIQESTRRREEIETIFTCMREGVIVLDQHLRVYQANRAAFLMVGKTEVPADFVGSPLLELFPLSELKTFVDQMLQHNTSFEGTVSSWDRNQKKFQVYGAPLLNSQRYILVLHDITHLSRLEQIRKDFVANVSHELRTPITSIKGFVETLQDGAGEDPQLRRRYLDIIARHTIRMEHIIEDLLSLARIEQQEGRILETEDTNLKMMLEEIVELFEPLAKEKNIEVTLFCPPDITLKLNPSLFEQALANLLDNALKYSPSDTRTTIEVRDLPAEIQILFRDEGNGIPARDLDRIFERFYRVDKSRSREAGGTGLGLSIVKHVVQLHGGTVSVHSVEGVGSTFTIHIPKKLDQVLE; the protein is encoded by the coding sequence ATGAAATATAAAAGTATCTTTAAAAAGCTCCTTACGTCGTACTGTATCATCATCGTTGTTTTTATGGGATTTTTTATCCCCCTGGGGGTGTTTACCTTTCGTATGCAAACCTATGAGGCTACCATCAAAGAGCTTCAAGATCTGGTAAGTCTGATAGACACCCTCCTGTCGCTCCCTTCGATAGAAAAATCATCGGTCTTTGAATATGTTCAAAATCTGGGAGAAACAAGATCCTTCCGTATCACCCTTATTACAAAGGACGGCACGGTCTTAGCCGACTCCAGGGCCGATCCCGCCACCCTGGACGATCACAGTCGCCGTCCCGAGGTAATCTCCGCCCTTACCAAAGGAGAAGGACGGGCGGTCCGCTATTCTGTCTCGATCCAGGAGGAGATGGTGTACTATGCCCAGAGGAAACAGCTGGATACGGGGGAACTCGTCATTGTCCGGGCCGCCCTGCCCCTCCATCTCCTGAACCAGGAAATCCGGCGCTTTTACCTTCGATTTTTTCTTCTCATGCTGCTGATTGGTGGTATCTCCTTTCTCCTTGCCTGGTACCTTTCCCGCAGCATCGAAGGGCCCATTAAGAAGTTAACGGATCTAGCCCGGGACTTTAGCAAGGGGGCTTCCCTATCTCCGATATACCTTGAAGGTCCGGAGGAACTCCAAACCCTGGCCTATACTCTGAATACGATGGCAGAGGAGATCGAAAAACGGATCCAGGAAAGCACTCGCCGTCGAGAGGAGATAGAAACCATCTTTACCTGTATGAGGGAAGGCGTTATTGTACTGGACCAACACCTTCGGGTATATCAGGCAAATCGAGCGGCCTTCCTCATGGTAGGAAAAACGGAGGTCCCTGCCGATTTTGTCGGTTCCCCTCTTTTGGAACTTTTTCCTCTTTCAGAACTGAAAACCTTCGTGGATCAGATGCTCCAGCACAACACATCCTTTGAGGGAACCGTGTCTTCCTGGGATCGAAACCAAAAGAAGTTCCAGGTCTACGGGGCGCCCCTGTTAAATTCACAGCGGTATATCCTGGTGCTCCACGATATCACCCATCTTTCCCGGCTGGAACAGATCCGTAAGGACTTCGTGGCCAACGTCTCTCATGAACTCCGTACCCCCATCACCTCTATCAAGGGTTTTGTAGAAACCCTCCAGGATGGGGCAGGGGAAGACCCTCAGTTGCGCCGTCGCTACCTGGACATCATTGCCCGTCATACTATACGGATGGAGCATATTATCGAAGATCTCCTTTCCCTTGCCCGAATAGAACAGCAAGAAGGACGCATTTTGGAAACAGAAGATACCAACCTTAAGATGATGCTCGAAGAGATAGTCGAACTCTTTGAGCCGCTTGCTAAGGAAAAGAACATAGAGGTTACCCTGTTCTGTCCCCCAGATATCACCCTTAAGCTCAACCCTTCTCTCTTTGAACAGGCCCTGGCCAATCTTTTAGACAATGCCCTCAAATATTCTCCTTCTGATACCCGGACCACTATTGAGGTCCGGGACCTCCCAGCGGAAATTCAGATCCTCTTTAGGGACGAAGGGAATGGGATTCCCGCCCGGGATCTGGATCGCATTTTCGAACGCTTTTACCGGGTCGATAAAAGCCGAAGCCGCGAAGCGGGGGGCACCGGTTTGGGCCTTTCCATCGTAAAGCACGTGGTGCAACTCCATGGGGGCACCGTCTCGGTACACAGTGTAGAAGGGGTTGGATCGACCTTTACTATCCACATACCCAAAAAGCTTGACCAGGTTTTGGAATAA
- a CDS encoding YifB family Mg chelatase-like AAA ATPase, producing MEGFILKIEADLRRGIPGIEISGLADNAIREARERIRVAFRNSGFPFPQERIVVNLAPAGVKKEGAALDLPIALAIMAAAGLVPPLEDLMVLGELELSGKVRPVRAVMAAVLAGMKTGLGGFLVPAENLEEAALARPRWYAGAATLEDAVHCARQWGTERCFSLPGKLPAPVPSYGSAAGKSSPAGPGCGSGGGNALPGDRSLRQSSLGWGDFSDVRGQGRYKRALEIAAAGGHHLVVYGPPGCGKTMLAFRLPSIMAPLLPEEAIEVFQLYNLSGQERQRLVKEGVVSLDPPFRSPHHSASMEGILGGGRTVRPGEISLSHYGVLFLDEAPEFARPVLKALREPLEEGVITIARSESSVQLPAQFQLLLAANPCPCGKLGIEDPAVGSLCFCSESEIQRHWQRLGSALLDRIELRVAVRPPSCVNSLEEEESAVIQQRVMVAVQRQRERFNRLGLPCRRNSRIPAGALSKVMGLSLPLQEQLENQARDYHLSGRGFHGVLRLARTIADLADRSEIRAEDVEEALSYRLTGEDPLDGFGEE from the coding sequence ATGGAAGGTTTCATTTTAAAGATTGAGGCGGACCTGCGGCGCGGAATCCCGGGTATCGAAATTTCTGGCCTGGCGGATAATGCCATCCGGGAAGCCCGGGAACGAATCCGGGTGGCCTTCCGAAATTCGGGGTTCCCCTTTCCGCAGGAACGGATTGTGGTGAATCTTGCCCCCGCGGGGGTGAAAAAAGAAGGGGCAGCCTTAGATCTGCCCATTGCGCTCGCTATCATGGCCGCCGCAGGCCTTGTCCCTCCTCTCGAGGACCTTATGGTCCTCGGTGAATTGGAGCTCTCGGGGAAGGTTCGTCCGGTGCGGGCCGTCATGGCGGCAGTCCTGGCGGGTATGAAGACGGGGCTTGGTGGGTTTCTGGTCCCCGCAGAAAACCTGGAAGAGGCTGCCCTTGCCCGGCCCCGCTGGTATGCGGGGGCGGCGACCCTCGAGGACGCGGTGCATTGTGCCCGGCAGTGGGGAACAGAGCGATGTTTTTCTTTGCCTGGGAAACTTCCTGCGCCGGTGCCGTCGTATGGTTCTGCCGCGGGGAAGTCCTCTCCGGCGGGGCCGGGCTGTGGTTCAGGAGGGGGAAACGCCCTTCCGGGAGATCGGTCTTTGCGGCAATCTTCCCTGGGATGGGGGGATTTTTCCGACGTCCGGGGACAGGGCCGCTATAAACGGGCCCTTGAAATCGCCGCTGCAGGGGGCCATCATCTAGTAGTCTACGGACCTCCCGGTTGTGGAAAGACCATGCTGGCCTTTCGCCTTCCTTCTATTATGGCTCCCCTTTTGCCGGAAGAAGCGATAGAGGTCTTTCAGCTATATAACCTTTCAGGCCAGGAGCGACAGCGGCTGGTGAAAGAGGGAGTCGTAAGTCTGGACCCTCCCTTTCGTAGTCCCCATCATTCGGCCAGTATGGAAGGCATCCTCGGGGGCGGACGAACGGTTCGACCGGGGGAGATAAGCCTTTCCCATTACGGGGTGCTTTTCCTGGACGAGGCGCCCGAGTTTGCCCGGCCTGTTCTTAAGGCCCTCCGGGAACCCCTGGAAGAGGGGGTCATTACCATCGCCCGTTCTGAGTCCAGTGTACAGCTTCCGGCCCAGTTCCAGCTTCTCCTGGCGGCCAATCCCTGTCCCTGCGGAAAGCTCGGAATAGAAGATCCTGCGGTGGGTTCCCTCTGTTTCTGTTCTGAATCGGAGATTCAGCGCCATTGGCAGCGATTGGGGAGCGCCCTCCTGGATCGTATTGAACTGAGGGTGGCGGTTCGTCCCCCTTCTTGCGTGAACTCTTTGGAAGAAGAAGAAAGTGCGGTTATTCAACAACGGGTTATGGTGGCTGTACAACGGCAAAGGGAACGGTTTAACCGTCTTGGGCTTCCCTGTCGGCGGAACAGTCGAATACCCGCGGGGGCCCTTTCAAAAGTGATGGGTCTTTCTCTCCCCCTTCAGGAACAGCTCGAGAACCAGGCGCGGGACTATCATCTGTCAGGGCGGGGATTCCATGGGGTGCTTCGCCTTGCCCGCACCATAGCGGACCTCGCGGATCGATCGGAGATCCGGGCTGAAGATGTGGAAGAAGCCCTCTCCTATCGGTTAACCGGTGAGGATCCCCTGGATGGTTTTGGCGAAGAATAA
- a CDS encoding transcriptional repressor produces the protein MEGKKEPKKYKHSRQRERILEVLRSTKSHPTAAWVYNELKPTMPRLSLGTVYRNLRILGEQGEILILQNGSGPDRFDGDTKPHYHYICLRCGRVEDVPLPVNAELDAQAASVLNRPVLGHRLDFLGFCADCMGQKD, from the coding sequence ATGGAAGGTAAGAAAGAGCCTAAAAAGTATAAACATTCCCGGCAACGGGAGCGAATCCTGGAAGTTCTCCGTTCTACAAAGTCCCATCCGACAGCGGCATGGGTGTATAATGAACTCAAGCCAACGATGCCCCGTTTAAGTCTTGGCACGGTATATCGGAATCTCCGGATTCTGGGAGAGCAGGGAGAAATTTTGATTCTCCAGAATGGGAGCGGTCCCGATCGTTTTGATGGGGATACGAAGCCCCATTACCACTATATTTGCCTTCGCTGTGGGCGCGTTGAAGATGTGCCCTTACCGGTTAATGCGGAGCTTGATGCACAAGCGGCGTCGGTTCTGAACCGACCTGTCCTCGGTCATCGGCTTGATTTTTTAGGTTTTTGTGCAGACTGTATGGGTCAAAAAGACTAG
- a CDS encoding KamA family radical SAM protein: MRILSRPEQLPPSLAASLTPAEVAYIQELEQGRGLPFGVTPFYASLAGSDSADPLRRQCIPDPRENIRLPWELSDPLGSELYSPLPRLVHQYRDRVLLLANGTCAGYCRHCFRRDWTAGALGFIRPAELAPIQEYLGCHREVEEVLVSGGDPLMGDTAKLAWLFTELRKASPGIFIRLASRIPVTWPDRIDKDLIDLLRNHRPLRVVVHINHPRELAKPVVQGLECLVAGGIPVHSQTVLLKGINDDVETLRILFRGLLSVGITPYYLFQGDLAPGTSHFRCNLERAIGLYEELAVRLSSLALPALAVDLPGGGGKIRLRRESIRGTVQEEGDFAYYLLSDAQEKLWKYPVERD; this comes from the coding sequence ATGCGTATTCTTTCCCGACCTGAACAGTTACCCCCTTCTCTTGCCGCTTCTTTAACGCCCGCAGAGGTGGCGTATATTCAGGAACTTGAACAGGGAAGGGGGCTCCCCTTTGGGGTAACTCCCTTTTATGCGTCCCTTGCCGGCAGCGATAGCGCTGATCCGCTTCGTCGTCAGTGTATCCCTGACCCCCGCGAAAATATCCGACTTCCCTGGGAACTGTCGGATCCCCTCGGCAGCGAGCTCTATAGTCCTTTGCCCCGCCTGGTTCATCAATATCGAGATCGGGTGCTCCTGCTTGCTAACGGTACCTGCGCGGGGTATTGTCGCCATTGTTTCAGGCGGGATTGGACTGCCGGTGCCCTGGGTTTTATTCGGCCTGCGGAGCTTGCTCCCATTCAGGAGTACCTGGGTTGCCACAGAGAAGTAGAAGAGGTCCTTGTTTCCGGTGGGGATCCCCTTATGGGGGATACCGCTAAACTTGCCTGGCTTTTTACGGAACTACGAAAAGCCTCACCGGGAATTTTTATTCGCCTCGCAAGCCGTATACCCGTAACCTGGCCCGATCGAATCGATAAGGACCTCATTGATCTTTTAAGAAACCATCGTCCTCTTCGAGTGGTGGTGCACATAAATCATCCCCGGGAATTGGCAAAACCGGTGGTCCAGGGCCTGGAATGTCTTGTGGCAGGAGGAATCCCCGTGCATAGTCAAACGGTACTCCTTAAGGGAATCAACGACGATGTGGAAACCCTGAGGATACTTTTTCGGGGGCTACTTTCGGTGGGGATAACCCCGTACTACCTTTTTCAGGGGGACCTTGCGCCGGGGACGAGTCATTTCCGGTGTAATTTGGAGCGGGCCATAGGGCTCTATGAAGAGCTTGCGGTTCGGCTTTCCAGTCTTGCCCTGCCCGCGCTGGCGGTGGATCTTCCCGGGGGGGGAGGAAAAATCAGGCTTCGGAGAGAAAGTATTCGGGGAACGGTGCAGGAGGAAGGGGACTTTGCCTATTACCTTCTTTCTGATGCTCAGGAAAAGCTCTGGAAGTATCCTGTGGAAAGGGACTGA
- a CDS encoding PHP domain-containing protein: MIDLHTHSSASDGSLSPEDLIRAAKKEGLSAIALTDHDTIAGCAAASAVAQQEGIVFIPGVEIEIPWEPGEFHLLGIGLYRIAPSLEEALRYLEEERHQRNERIVQKMQEMGIPASYEDIRQGIPGPVGRPHFARFLVERRIVKTKEQAFLRYLAKGRVLYVPKGALKLSHAVRCITESGGIPILAHPLSLYVSWGKLPGVLEELKSQGIRGIEAWHPTARVAECERLEKLGKNLGFLITAGSDYHGSSRPERQLGRTAGNRIIDDHWAAPFLPSPAKNS; encoded by the coding sequence ATGATAGATTTACATACCCATTCAAGCGCCTCCGATGGCAGCCTTTCGCCAGAGGACCTGATACGAGCAGCGAAAAAAGAGGGCCTTTCGGCGATAGCCCTGACCGATCATGATACGATAGCCGGGTGTGCTGCCGCATCAGCGGTGGCACAACAAGAAGGAATAGTCTTCATTCCCGGGGTAGAAATCGAGATTCCCTGGGAGCCGGGGGAGTTTCACCTCTTAGGAATCGGTTTGTACCGCATTGCTCCTTCCCTCGAGGAAGCCCTCCGGTATCTAGAAGAGGAACGTCACCAACGGAACGAGCGTATAGTCCAGAAGATGCAAGAAATGGGCATCCCCGCCTCGTACGAAGACATACGCCAGGGAATACCGGGGCCTGTGGGGCGTCCCCACTTTGCTCGATTTTTAGTAGAACGACGCATCGTGAAAACGAAAGAACAGGCCTTTCTCCGCTATCTTGCTAAGGGACGGGTTCTCTATGTCCCCAAGGGGGCCCTGAAACTTTCCCATGCCGTACGATGCATCACCGAGTCAGGGGGTATTCCCATCCTGGCTCACCCCCTCTCACTCTATGTATCCTGGGGAAAATTACCGGGGGTCTTAGAAGAACTCAAAAGCCAGGGGATCCGGGGCATTGAGGCCTGGCATCCCACCGCCCGGGTCGCAGAGTGCGAACGCCTTGAGAAGCTCGGGAAAAACCTGGGTTTTCTGATTACCGCCGGCAGCGATTATCACGGCAGTTCCCGGCCAGAACGGCAATTGGGAAGAACCGCGGGGAACCGAATTATCGACGATCACTGGGCAGCCCCCTTTCTTCCCAGCCCCGCCAAGAATTCCTAA
- a CDS encoding response regulator transcription factor, which translates to MAKATILVVEDDADIQELLAYNLGKEGYTVVTADNGERALEILEVTNPDVIILDIMLPGMDGTDVLRTIRQDHRFKQIPVIMATAKSEDMDIITGLELGADDYIAKPFSPRVLIARIRALLRRTHMKQGLGPLKEEIIKRKNLVIDPGRHMVTIDNVPIDISATEFAILEFLARNPGWVFSRNQIINAVKGKDYPVTERSVDVQILGLRKKLGPLGDLIETVRGVGYRFQDCKDEI; encoded by the coding sequence GTGGCGAAGGCTACGATTCTTGTGGTAGAAGATGATGCGGATATACAGGAGCTTCTAGCATATAATCTCGGGAAAGAAGGGTACACGGTTGTAACCGCCGATAACGGCGAACGGGCCCTTGAGATCCTCGAAGTAACAAATCCGGATGTGATTATCCTGGACATCATGCTTCCGGGGATGGACGGAACGGATGTGCTGAGAACGATCCGCCAGGATCATCGATTTAAACAGATCCCGGTGATCATGGCGACCGCCAAAAGCGAGGACATGGATATTATCACCGGCCTTGAACTTGGGGCCGACGATTACATCGCCAAACCCTTCAGCCCCCGGGTGCTCATCGCCCGGATTCGGGCCCTTCTTCGACGAACCCATATGAAACAGGGCCTCGGCCCACTAAAAGAAGAGATTATTAAACGGAAAAACCTTGTTATTGATCCAGGGCGCCACATGGTTACGATTGACAATGTTCCCATCGACATTTCCGCCACCGAATTTGCCATTCTGGAATTCCTTGCCCGCAATCCCGGCTGGGTCTTTTCCCGAAACCAGATAATCAACGCCGTTAAAGGAAAAGATTACCCCGTAACCGAACGTTCGGTAGACGTACAAATCCTGGGACTCCGCAAAAAGCTCGGCCCCCTGGGGGACCTGATTGAAACGGTTCGAGGAGTAGGGTATCGTTTCCAGGATTGTAAAGATGAAATATAA
- the phoU gene encoding phosphate signaling complex protein PhoU → MTGRIHLEEAKRQIQDQLLHMGVKVKDDLLKAAQALKEMDLPLAQEVKDDDPEVNKLQIEIEETCARVIATQQPVAQDMRWLLSCIKIANELERIGDYAVHLAKTVLKLEKQSSLAATEQLFTMAHIGSTMVEAAIEAFIAMDMEKAKNIAQKDDEIDQLHKELVANVIEIIQKHPEKISSGNRLIQTSGYLERLGDHVTNICEIIVYCGTGDRVELND, encoded by the coding sequence ATGACGGGAAGAATTCACCTGGAAGAGGCAAAGCGACAGATCCAGGATCAACTGCTTCACATGGGAGTGAAAGTAAAGGACGATCTTTTAAAAGCCGCCCAGGCATTAAAGGAGATGGATCTCCCCCTTGCCCAGGAAGTAAAGGATGACGACCCGGAGGTAAACAAACTCCAGATCGAAATTGAAGAAACCTGTGCCCGGGTTATTGCCACCCAGCAACCGGTAGCCCAGGATATGCGGTGGCTCTTAAGTTGCATCAAAATTGCCAATGAATTAGAGCGCATAGGAGACTATGCGGTCCATTTAGCAAAAACGGTGTTAAAACTGGAGAAACAAAGCTCCTTAGCGGCCACGGAACAGCTTTTTACCATGGCCCACATCGGGAGTACCATGGTAGAAGCGGCTATCGAAGCTTTCATTGCAATGGATATGGAAAAAGCAAAAAACATTGCCCAAAAGGATGATGAAATAGACCAGCTCCATAAAGAACTGGTGGCTAATGTGATAGAAATCATCCAGAAGCATCCTGAAAAAATCTCTTCGGGGAATCGGCTTATCCAGACCTCAGGCTACCTGGAACGGCTGGGAGACCATGTCACCAATATCTGTGAAATTATTGTCTACTGTGGGACCGGGGACAGGGTAGAACTGAACGATTAA
- a CDS encoding UTP--glucose-1-phosphate uridylyltransferase — protein sequence MQQLQDLHPALRADLEKKGADIERTLQLLSILEHNKGDSSSSDSEKHRLPNPDNSQITDFHRSFYSIPLSKVEELLTRHGLAGPVERWGTRQGNLLTMSKQQLRLLGIYLYPFTAYGVLNGGSATTYGDSKKNRELAPLLYDHFQSYFDSYGPIIKDSPKGITPAFLQADGSAGPSFILLKMRSLLIHALEYRILTGDKERPLLPFFQMTSHSTTTKLEETYKEYRADPLLTELIQRTGTDPTCSLGACQGLLAAITHSSEGLPRRIFDRAYGRPHEGLALPGGHGENFRVLAPVYQALYDQGIRYVYLGNVDNSGYTIDPVELAYFALSDATGAFEFSLKTPIDVKGGVLVETTTGRLSVLDIGQGISREELTLQEQQGKPVLFNCAIGLFKLDYLLPRLSSIADQLPLHVSDQDKEAGRYAQIEQSTWEVLGLLEHPLIIQVKKEERFLAAKMFMETLLASPVSAHLMKTEGIPDNLRHTARLLQQGLQQLLRTEYGFFLKNSIPFWEPYSVQELEQALQQTLVKNA from the coding sequence ATGCAACAGCTACAGGACCTTCATCCGGCCCTTCGTGCGGATCTAGAAAAAAAAGGGGCCGATATTGAGCGAACCCTTCAGTTACTGAGTATTCTTGAACACAACAAGGGGGATAGTTCTTCTTCCGACTCAGAAAAACACCGGCTTCCCAACCCAGACAATAGTCAAATTACGGACTTTCACCGTTCTTTTTATTCCATTCCCCTGTCTAAGGTAGAAGAACTCCTTACCCGCCACGGCCTAGCCGGCCCTGTGGAACGGTGGGGCACGCGACAAGGGAATCTCCTTACCATGAGTAAGCAGCAACTCCGTCTTCTCGGTATTTACCTGTACCCCTTTACAGCCTATGGGGTCCTCAATGGGGGATCCGCCACTACCTATGGGGACAGCAAAAAAAATCGAGAACTGGCTCCCCTTTTGTACGACCACTTTCAATCGTATTTTGATTCCTACGGGCCGATAATTAAAGATAGTCCAAAAGGTATTACTCCTGCCTTCCTGCAAGCCGATGGGAGTGCGGGGCCTTCGTTTATTCTTCTCAAAATGCGGTCCCTTCTTATACATGCCTTGGAATATCGTATCCTTACTGGCGATAAGGAACGACCTCTTCTCCCTTTTTTTCAGATGACAAGCCACAGCACCACCACAAAACTGGAGGAAACCTACAAGGAATATCGGGCTGATCCCCTTCTTACGGAGCTTATCCAACGAACCGGCACCGATCCCACCTGTTCCCTTGGGGCGTGCCAGGGGCTTTTAGCCGCCATAACCCATAGCAGCGAAGGACTTCCTCGCCGAATTTTTGATCGGGCCTATGGGAGACCCCATGAAGGGCTTGCCTTGCCAGGGGGACATGGAGAAAATTTCCGAGTTCTTGCACCGGTGTATCAGGCCCTCTATGATCAGGGGATTCGGTATGTATACTTAGGGAATGTAGATAATTCAGGGTATACCATCGATCCAGTAGAACTTGCCTATTTTGCCCTTTCCGACGCCACCGGGGCCTTTGAGTTTTCCCTGAAAACCCCTATCGATGTGAAAGGAGGGGTCCTGGTAGAGACGACCACAGGCCGTCTTTCGGTCCTCGACATTGGGCAGGGAATTTCCCGGGAAGAACTTACTCTCCAGGAACAGCAAGGGAAGCCGGTCCTCTTTAACTGCGCAATCGGACTCTTTAAATTGGACTACCTCCTTCCCCGGCTTTCTTCGATTGCAGACCAATTGCCCCTCCATGTAAGCGATCAGGATAAAGAGGCCGGTCGCTACGCCCAGATTGAACAGAGCACCTGGGAAGTATTAGGTCTTCTGGAACATCCCCTTATCATTCAAGTAAAGAAGGAAGAACGTTTCCTTGCAGCAAAAATGTTCATGGAAACCCTCCTGGCAAGTCCCGTGAGTGCCCATCTTATGAAAACAGAGGGAATCCCTGACAACCTCCGCCATACCGCTCGGCTCCTCCAACAGGGATTACAACAGCTTTTACGCACCGAATACGGGTTCTTCTTAAAAAATAGTATCCCCTTCTGGGAACCCTATTCCGTCCAAGAGCTCGAACAGGCCCTCCAGCAGACCCTTGTAAAAAATGCCTGA